AATGAATGCTTATTACTCGATGCGATGCCGAACATGTCATTGTCCTGCTCGTTTGATACGCACGGAATGCTGGTAATTTAAATAGATGTGCTTGCTATACACAAGGTGGTGGGAAGGGGGCGTGATGGTGAAAAAAATAATTATTGGAAAGAATGTTAGCCGACTGCCACCTGTCTCAGCTCATTTTCAATCGTGCGGCGCTACAGCCAGTGGGCGCTTGCTGCAATATGGCCCCCTCGGCTCTGACTAGCTGAAATTTTGTTCAATCGGCTCCCTCGGGCGATGGCCGAAGATGTCGGGGGCTGGTTCTGGTCGTTTTGGGGCTGGCGGCGCGGTATTTGGGGTGTTTTGTCAAATTATCGGCGGGGTATAATGCCGAGCAACGAAATTAACCCCCCGGCGAGCGGTCGAAACTGCCATTTTAGGTCGGGAGTCGTAGTAAAATTGCGCGCGTCGATAAGCGCACACTGAAGGAATTGAGAAAATGACAACTGGCCCCCTGGCTGAGCAGATCAAGCGTCGGCGCACGTTTGCGATTATTTCGCATCCTGACGCCGGTAAGACCACCATCACTGAAAAGCTGCTGCTGTTCGGGGGCGCGATTCAGTTGGCCGGTACGGTCAAGGGGCGTAAGGCTGCGCGTCATGCCACCTCTGACTGGATGGAGCTGGAGAAACAGCGCGGTATTTCGGTGAGCTCGTCAGTGATGCAGTTCCCCTACGGCGACAGCATTATCAATCTGCTGGACACCCCGGGCCACGAAGACTTTTCCGAAGACACCTACCGCACGCTGACGGCAGTGGATTCGTGCCTGATGGTGATCGACGGTGCCAAGGGCGTTGAGGAGCGCACCATCAAACTGATGGACGTGTGTCGCCTGCGCGATACGCCGATCATCACCTTCATCAACAAGTTTGACCGCGAATCGCGCAGCCCGATCGAGTTGCTCGACGAAGTCGAAACCGTACTCAAGATCAAATGCGCGCCGATGACCTGGCCGATTGGTATGGGCAAGTTGTTTAAGGGCGTGTTCCACCTCTACAACGACACCATTCATCTGTTCAGTGCGACCCATGGCGGCAAGATTCAGCAAGGCGAAGTGATACAGGGATTGCAGAACCCACGGCTGGATGAATTGTTTGGCATGCTGGCGCAGGAGTTTCGTGACGAAATTGAGCTGGTGCGCGGCGCCAGTCACGAGTTCGATCAGGAGGCGATGTTGGCGGGCAAGTTGACGCCGGTGTACTTCGGTTCGGCGATTAACAATTTTGGTGTGCGCGAACTGCTGGACGCGCTGGTGGAATACGCGCCGGCACCGCTAATGCGCCAGACCGATGTTCGTCGCGTTGATCCCAGCGAAGAAAAGTTTTCCGGTTTCGTGTTCAAGATTCAGGCGAACATGGACCCGGCACATCGTGACCGCATTGCGTTTTTGCGGGTGTGCTCAGGTCAGTACGAGAAGGGCAAAAAAATTAAGCATGTGCGTTTGGGCAAAACAGTTCAGATCGCCAATGCGACAACGTTTATGGCACAAGATCGTTCACATGTCGATGAAGCATTTCCAGGTGACATTATCGGTTTGCACAACCATGGTACAATCCAGATCGGTGACACCTTCACCGAAGGTGAAGATTTGAAATTCACCGGCATTCCGCATTTCGCGCCAGAAATTTTTCGCCGTGCGCGTCTGCGTGATCCGCTCAAAAGCAAACAACTGCAAAAAGGTTTGGAGCAGTTGAGTGAAGAGGGCGCGACGCAGTTGTTCAAACCGCTCACCAGTAATGATTTGATTCTGGGCGCGGTGGGCATGCTGCAGTTTGACGTGGTTGCACATCGTCTGGCGTCAGAATACAAAGTGGAGTGCTCGTTTGAACCGGTGAACGTGGCGACCGCGCGTTGGGTGTTCTGCAACGACAAGCGCATGCTGGAAGATTTCCGCAAAAAAAATGAAGCTAATTTGGCTATAGACGGCGGCGGTGATCTCACCTATATTGCACCGACCAGGGTGAATCTTGATTTGACTCGGGAGCGTTGGCCGGACATCGAGTTCCGCGCGACGCGTGAACACTGAGAAAAATAAAACAAGATATGCTCATCATGAAACTACAAGGATGTATCGACGATGACAAAAACGAATCAGACGAATTTAGTGCGGCTTTACGCTGACCAGTCTGCTTCAATCATTTGCGAATACGTCCCACATTAAAAAGGCTGCCCGCTGCGGGCAGCCTTTTTTGTTTGCTATTCAGAAAATTTATTAGAGAGGCGAGTGATGGAAAATACGTTGGGCTTGACGTTTAAAGAAACAATGTCGGGGCATTTTGCGCTAGGTGCCACTGATCCACGCGCAGGTGCGGCTGCAGGCAGCAGTGCAGACCAGACGCTGGCGATGCATGCCGAAGTTATTATCGGCAACTTGGATGAGTTCATCGCCAATCCGATGCATTTGGGCAAGCTGCAAGGCTCGATTGATTTTGCTCCTTTGGGCGAAAATCTGGCGTCGCACTCCGGCGTGTTTAATTTGTTCAAGCCTACCGACGATGTCGACACCACTCGCATGATTTATGAGTTGGGCTTTAGCGCCAATGGCCAAGACTATTATCTGGCCGGCTACAAAGAAGTGCGCGATGACGTGGGCTTTGATTTGTGGAGCGACACCACTACGCTGTTCACCACCTTGCACAAAGGCAAAGACAAAACCGGTGAAGTGGTTGGCGCGGGCGTGCTGACCCTGGGCGTGACCGATCTGGCCAAACTGTTGTCGACCATGCGCGTGCTGAACGCCGAGAATACCGCACAGAAAACCCAGGCGCTGAGTCGCTTTGGTCAGTTCTTTATGGGCGAGCTGTGGGACAGCTATGCCGTTTCCAAATTCAGCGGTGCCCGCGAAGATGGCAACAACAATGAGGCTGAAGAGTTTGACGCAGTTGTTATCGGCAGCGGCTTCGGTGGCGCGGTTATGGCGGCACGTCTGGCCGAAAAAGGTATGTCCGTGTGCGTGCTGGAACGTGGCCGCGAGTGGACGCCAGAAACTTACCCGCGTAATCCTGGCGACGCCTGGTGGTGGGATGAAGACAAACCTGCCAAGAAAAACGGCTGGATTGATCTGCGCTTCTTCGACGACATGGCGACTGCTGCGGGCTGTGGTGTAGGTGGCGGTTCGCTGATTTACGCTAACATTTTTGTCGAAGCCGAGCCGTTCTCGTTTGAAGAAGGTTGGCCGAAGGAAATCAGCTACGATGGTTTGACTCCCTACTATCAGCGCACCGGCGAAATGCTCAACGTACAGCCGATTCCTGACAACCAGATGACCGCGCGTGGCAAACTGATGAAGGAAGCGGCAGATAAAATCGGTGAAGGTCATCGTTACCGCAAGTTGCCTCTGGCGGTGACGTTCAACAAGGACTGGAACTACGATCTGCCCGATCCGTTCAACGAGTCGCACAGCGTGACCCACACCAACGCGCAAGGCATGCAGCAGGGAACCTGCGTGCACTGCGGTAACTGTGACATCGGCTGTACGGTGCAGGCAAAGAACACTCTGGACCTGAATTATCTGCCGGTTGCCAAACGTAACGGCGCGCAGATTCGTCCGCTGCACTGGGTGCGTCGCATTACGCCAGAAGATAATGGTTATGAGATCGATTTTGATCGCATCGATGTGAAAAATGAAAAGCTGATCTCTGGCCATGTGCGGGCGAAAAAAGTATTCGTTGCCGCCGGCTCGGTGGGTTCAACCGAACTGCTGCTGCGTTGCCGCGATGAATACGGCAGCCTGCCCAATATCAGCGATCGCCTGGGTTATGGCTGGAGCTCCAACGGAGACTTCCTGACGCCTGCGTTCTATGAAGGTCGCGACATGGCACCCACCCGTGGACCAACGATTTCTTCGGCGATTGATTTCCTGGACGGCAGTTTCAAAAACGAGCGCTTCTTCGTTGAAGATGGCGGTTTCCCCGATGTGTTGGGCAATGCCATTCAGGATATGGGTGATGACATTGTGCGTTACGGCACTTTGGCGGCAGCGCTGGGACAAATGGTGCGTGATCGCAATCCGCTGTCGTGCGTGATGCCGTGGTTTGGTCAGGGCGTGGACGCGCCAGATGGCCGCTTTAGCCTGAAGCGCAGCTGGTTGCCGCCGTTCAAAAAGAAACTGGATCTGGATTGGGACGTGACGCGTTCAGAAGGCGCGGTGCAAGCCCTGATTGATATGCACAAGAAACTGTCTGCGGCGACAGGCGGTGAACCCATGGTACCTGCCACCTGGACTGTGCTGAAAAATCTGGTGACTCCGCATCCATTGGGCGGTTGCTGCATGGGCAACAATGCTGGCGATGGAGTGGTGGATCACAAGGGTGAAGTGTTTGGTTACCCTGGATTGTACGTGGTCGACGGCGCGATTTTCCCCAAGCCAGTAGGTTTGAATCCGTCACGGACGATTGCCGCACTGGCGGAACGCATTGCGGATTTTGTTGAGGTGCCACGCGGGGGAAAGCAGTCCGCAGCACAGCCTCGCGTTGAAGAGGTTGGTGCTTGAGCATGAACCTCATCGAAAGAGTTGTGCCGTTCACCGCCGGTGACGGCATGGCTCTGAACTTGATTCATGTGCGTTCGGCAGATCGCGCCGCGACCAAAGGTCCGGTGTTGCTGGTGCATGGTGCGGGGGTGCGCGCGAATATTTTTCGCGCACCCACCCAGCAAAACATTGTTGAAGCGCTGGTGGCTGAAGGCTACGACGTGTGGCTGGAAAACTGGCGCGCCAGCATTGATGTGCCGCGCAATCCGTGGACGCTGGATCAGGCGGCGCTGTTCGATCATCCGCAAGCAGTGCGCAAGGTGTTGCAGGAAACCGGGGCAAGCAGTCTCAAGGCGCTGATTCACTGTCAGGGCTCAACCAGTTTCATGATGTCGCTGGTGGCCGGTTTGTTACCGCAGGTGTCGGTGGTGGTCAGCAATGCGGTGTCACTGCATCCGGTGATTCCTGCGGTTTCCAAGTGGAAAATCACCTTGGCGACGCCGCTAGTTGGTTTGTTCACCAAGTATCTGAATCCGTATTGGGGCATTGAGCCGGAAGGTTTGTTTTCGCGCCTGTTGGTGTCGACCATCAAACTGACACACCACGAGTGCGACAACATTGTCTGTCGTGGTTCCAGCTTTGCCTACGGTGTTGGTTTTCCGGTGATGTGGTCGCATGAAAATCTGGGTGAGCGGGTACACGAGTGGCTGAAGGATGAGTTCAAAAATGTCCCCATCCGCTTTTTTCGGCAGATGACCTGTTGTGTGCACAAAGGCCATCTGGTGGCCGCCGAATCCTTGCCGGGTTTGCCGCAGGACTTTGTGGCACTGCCGCCAAAAACCGATGCAGCTATTCACTTTTTCGCCGGCGAAGACAACATTTGTTTTTTGCCGCAGAGTCAAATTAACACCTACAACTATTTTTTAACGCACTCATCGAACAAGCATTCGCTGACCCTGATTCCAGGCTACGGCCATCTGGATGTGTTTATGGGCATGAATGCTTCTCGGGATGTGTTTCCAAAAATGTTGCAGGCGTTGGCATCCAATTAACGCAAAGGAGAAAGGCGATGGGAATTCCCAAGCGCATAAGAAATCTGACGGGAAATTATTCGTTGGTCGACGGCATTCCATTTCAATTGCCAGTGGCGTGCGCGCCTTCGCCAGTGATCATGGCGGGATTCAGCATTGACGCCAATCGCGCCAAACAATTGCTGCCCAATGAAATTCATCCGCTGCGGTTGTGGAATGGCCGTGGCGTGTTGCTGGTGACGGTGATTAATTATTTGCAAACCAACATCGGCAAATACATCGAATACAGTATCGCCATTGCCTGTACGCACGGCGCGAAGCCGGCGATGCCGATGCTGCCCGCACTGTTGATGAAGCCGTTTGGTACAGGTCAATACGTGCTGGATTTGCCGGTGTCCACTGACGTGTCGGTTAAGGGCGGCAAGGGAATCTGGGGCATGCCCAAACACCGTGCGCCGCTGGATTTTCATGTGGGCGAAAATATTTTGTCCAGCCAGTACGATCTGGATGACAAGCTGGTGACTTATCTGGAAGTCGAGCGTCCCACCGGCAGGGCGTTGCCACTGAATGTTGGCGCGGCTAACTATTGTTCGTTTCGTGGCATGTTGATGAAGTCGTACATCTACTTCAAAGGTAATGTTCACTTCTGCATGGGTAAAAACGCCAAGGCGAGATTTGTGGTCGGTGAACACGAGCGTTCCGGTCCGCTGCGCTATCTGGATATTGATGACAAGCCATTGATGACTGCGTTTATTCCCAACGCAGTGGGCACGCTGGATGATCACATGGAATGCTGGTTCTTGCATGATGAAGAGGAAATCATTTATCAGCCGGAAGGATTTGAAAGCGTCATCAATCTGGGACGCGATGAAATTTGGCCGCCAGCGCCTACCGCACCGATTCGCAGTTGGGATCAGGCTTCTGAAACCAGTGACAAGGAGCGTTCATGGCCGCAGACCGAAACCGAAGTTTAACCAGCGCCAGCAGCGCTGACGGCATCAAGCGGTCGTTGGTGTTGCCCGGTGGCGGGATGCGCTTGTCGTATCAGGCGGGCGCGATGCTGGCGATGCAAGAGGCCGGCATTAGCTTTCAGCACATGGATGCTACTTCTGGCGGCAGTTTGAATTTGTCGATGCTGTTGTCCGGTTTGTCGCCGCTGCAAATGTGTCAGCGTTGGCGCAGCCTGAACATGGCCGATTCGATTGCGTTTTTGCCTCTGGAAAATTATCTGGACATTGCCGAGCTGGAAGCCTCTGGTTCGGGCGATGGTTTTGTCGAATCGGTGTATCCGCACCTGGGCATTG
This portion of the Gammaproteobacteria bacterium genome encodes:
- a CDS encoding peptide chain release factor 3; the protein is MTTGPLAEQIKRRRTFAIISHPDAGKTTITEKLLLFGGAIQLAGTVKGRKAARHATSDWMELEKQRGISVSSSVMQFPYGDSIINLLDTPGHEDFSEDTYRTLTAVDSCLMVIDGAKGVEERTIKLMDVCRLRDTPIITFINKFDRESRSPIELLDEVETVLKIKCAPMTWPIGMGKLFKGVFHLYNDTIHLFSATHGGKIQQGEVIQGLQNPRLDELFGMLAQEFRDEIELVRGASHEFDQEAMLAGKLTPVYFGSAINNFGVRELLDALVEYAPAPLMRQTDVRRVDPSEEKFSGFVFKIQANMDPAHRDRIAFLRVCSGQYEKGKKIKHVRLGKTVQIANATTFMAQDRSHVDEAFPGDIIGLHNHGTIQIGDTFTEGEDLKFTGIPHFAPEIFRRARLRDPLKSKQLQKGLEQLSEEGATQLFKPLTSNDLILGAVGMLQFDVVAHRLASEYKVECSFEPVNVATARWVFCNDKRMLEDFRKKNEANLAIDGGGDLTYIAPTRVNLDLTRERWPDIEFRATREH
- a CDS encoding esterase, with protein sequence MNLIERVVPFTAGDGMALNLIHVRSADRAATKGPVLLVHGAGVRANIFRAPTQQNIVEALVAEGYDVWLENWRASIDVPRNPWTLDQAALFDHPQAVRKVLQETGASSLKALIHCQGSTSFMMSLVAGLLPQVSVVVSNAVSLHPVIPAVSKWKITLATPLVGLFTKYLNPYWGIEPEGLFSRLLVSTIKLTHHECDNIVCRGSSFAYGVGFPVMWSHENLGERVHEWLKDEFKNVPIRFFRQMTCCVHKGHLVAAESLPGLPQDFVALPPKTDAAIHFFAGEDNICFLPQSQINTYNYFLTHSSNKHSLTLIPGYGHLDVFMGMNASRDVFPKMLQALASN
- a CDS encoding acetoacetate decarboxylase family protein, whose protein sequence is MGIPKRIRNLTGNYSLVDGIPFQLPVACAPSPVIMAGFSIDANRAKQLLPNEIHPLRLWNGRGVLLVTVINYLQTNIGKYIEYSIAIACTHGAKPAMPMLPALLMKPFGTGQYVLDLPVSTDVSVKGGKGIWGMPKHRAPLDFHVGENILSSQYDLDDKLVTYLEVERPTGRALPLNVGAANYCSFRGMLMKSYIYFKGNVHFCMGKNAKARFVVGEHERSGPLRYLDIDDKPLMTAFIPNAVGTLDDHMECWFLHDEEEIIYQPEGFESVINLGRDEIWPPAPTAPIRSWDQASETSDKERSWPQTETEV